One region of Syntrophobacter fumaroxidans MPOB genomic DNA includes:
- a CDS encoding 4Fe-4S dicluster domain-containing protein — protein sequence MSKGKSIMVDTSRCTACRGCQVACKQWNGLPGTKTKQVGTYQNPQDVSAETWKLVRFSEGIKENGKPYWYFFSEQCRHCLEPPCVDSIGGYQPEGATRDEATGAVIFKPASKEAPFEEVKGACPYNIPRQDAKSKVFFKCTMCLDRITNNRIPACVQSCPTGAMAFGERDAIVEMVKKRVEELKKTYPKAMALNPDEVRVIYIVTDDPKKYHQYAVA from the coding sequence ATGTCGAAGGGAAAATCCATAATGGTCGATACCTCCAGGTGCACCGCCTGCCGTGGCTGCCAGGTGGCCTGTAAACAATGGAACGGTTTGCCCGGCACGAAGACCAAGCAGGTGGGCACGTATCAGAACCCCCAGGACGTCTCCGCGGAAACGTGGAAGCTGGTCCGGTTTTCGGAGGGGATCAAGGAAAACGGAAAACCCTACTGGTATTTCTTTTCGGAGCAATGCCGGCATTGCCTCGAACCGCCGTGCGTGGATTCCATCGGCGGATACCAGCCGGAGGGTGCGACGAGGGATGAGGCGACGGGGGCGGTGATCTTCAAACCGGCATCCAAGGAGGCGCCTTTCGAGGAAGTCAAGGGCGCCTGCCCGTACAACATTCCTCGCCAGGACGCCAAGAGCAAGGTGTTTTTCAAGTGCACCATGTGTCTTGACCGAATCACCAACAACAGGATCCCGGCGTGCGTCCAGAGTTGTCCCACCGGCGCGATGGCGTTCGGGGAGCGGGACGCCATCGTCGAAATGGTGAAGAAGCGCGTCGAGGAGTTGAAGAAGACCTATCCCAAAGCGATGGCGCTCAACCCGGACGAGGTCCGGGTGATCTACATCGTCACGGACGATCCGAAGAAGTACCATCAGTACGCGGTGGCATGA
- the fdhD gene encoding formate dehydrogenase accessory sulfurtransferase FdhD, whose product MQTLKHMTARFKDNGLFSAENELAVEELLEIYVDDSPYAITMRLPGDDINLAAGFCFTEGIIRSYDDIASIEHCEAIPGERRVMVHLSRDRKRAKSVRKERAEYLSKSSCGLCGKREAEEIFDDIPPVETCRHIELEEILRLKDVFEGRQAIFPRTGSTHSAAAFDDRANLLAFAEDIGRHNAFDKVIGALLKTRELGKVFLGVVSSRLSFEMVQKAGVAGFEVFAGLSAATSLAVAMADRLNMTLIGFLREKSMSIYTHPERVLRC is encoded by the coding sequence ATGCAAACCCTCAAGCACATGACGGCAAGATTCAAGGACAACGGGCTGTTCTCCGCCGAGAACGAGCTGGCGGTGGAGGAGCTTCTTGAAATCTATGTCGATGATTCGCCGTATGCCATCACCATGCGCCTCCCGGGAGACGATATCAACCTGGCGGCCGGCTTCTGCTTTACCGAGGGGATCATCCGATCCTACGACGACATTGCGTCCATCGAACATTGCGAGGCCATTCCCGGGGAACGCAGAGTGATGGTCCACCTCAGCCGGGACCGTAAGAGGGCGAAATCGGTGCGCAAAGAGCGCGCGGAGTACCTGAGCAAGTCCAGCTGCGGTCTTTGCGGGAAGCGTGAGGCCGAGGAGATCTTCGACGACATTCCCCCTGTGGAAACCTGTCGCCATATCGAGCTGGAGGAGATCCTGCGGCTCAAGGATGTTTTCGAAGGCCGCCAGGCCATTTTCCCCCGGACCGGCTCCACCCATTCGGCCGCGGCGTTTGACGACCGGGCGAACCTGCTTGCTTTCGCGGAGGATATCGGCCGTCACAATGCGTTCGACAAGGTGATCGGGGCGCTCCTGAAGACCAGGGAACTGGGAAAGGTTTTCCTGGGCGTGGTTTCCTCCCGGTTGAGCTTTGAAATGGTGCAGAAGGCCGGCGTCGCGGGCTTTGAGGTTTTCGCCGGGTTGTCGGCCGCCACGAGCCTGGCGGTGGCCATGGCCGACCGGCTCAACATGACCCTGATCGGCTTTCTGCGCGAGAAGAGCATGAGCATATACACCCATCCCGAAAGGGTCCTTCGCTGCTGA
- the fdnG gene encoding formate dehydrogenase-N subunit alpha has translation MGVTRREFLLISGTMGAGLALSSLGVDMRPIMAHAEELSKIEKVKSAKQTYSLCYYCSVTCGLICSTDQKTGKIINIEGDPDHPVTEGSLCAKGAASLQMSARNEHRLTKVLYRKPGGDKWEPKTMDWALTEIAKRIKATRDKDFMVKNAKGQVVNRLESISHLGSSKLDNEECWMVTAAVRALGLVYIDHQARVUHGPSVAALGESFGRGSMTNHYIDIKNADVILIMGSNAAEMHPISFKWVLRAREERGAKIIHVDPRFTRTSALADHYIALRSGTDIAFLGGMIKYILENKKYFEEYVRDYTNASFIVDEKFSFNDGLFSGYDPAARKYDKSTWAIKVDEKGIPQKDPTFENPRCVLQMLKAHYSRYDIDKVSSITGTPVEDLKTVYELYASTGVKDKAGTELYALGWTQHTVGVQNIRAMSIIQGLLGNMGIAGGGINALRGEPNVQGSTDHAILSHILPGYLKAPVASLTTLEEYLKKNTPKTSEPQSANWYQNTPKYMVSLLKAWYGDKAVKENDFGYANVPKLDDGQDATVLNMIDKMYEGKIKGFTCIGQDPAVSLPNANKVRQAFTKLDWMVHVNIFDNETASFWKGPGLDPKKVKTEVFLLPAAASMEKEGSMSNSGRMLQWKYTAEKPPGDALSVGDILYRLVNKLKDLYKKEKGAFPDPIVNLVWNYGDAKGHYDALATSKAVNGLFLEDVTIGDKTFKKGQCVPGFGNLQADGKTSCGNWIYSGAFAADGTNLMARRKKDDPTGLGLYPEWGWAWPVNRRILYNRASVDKNGQPFDPSRPLLKWVDGKWVGDVPDGPWPPLSDKEKGKLPFIMKPDGVASLFGPGLADGPFPEHYEPLEGPLAKNPMSSQLNNPAIKIFTKECDLYSGCDPKFPFVCTTYSCTEHWCTGAETRWQSWLTEAQPEAYVEISRELAELRGIKNGERVRVESPRGKVECVAMVTTRFRPFQVGGQTIHQVGMTFNYGWLFPKDCGDTANLLTPTAGDANTMTPEYKAFMVNVTKV, from the coding sequence ATGGGAGTCACACGACGTGAGTTCCTTTTGATCTCCGGCACCATGGGGGCCGGTCTGGCGCTGTCGTCTCTGGGAGTCGACATGCGCCCGATCATGGCCCACGCGGAGGAACTCAGTAAGATCGAGAAGGTGAAGAGCGCCAAGCAGACCTACTCGCTCTGTTACTATTGTTCGGTAACGTGCGGGTTGATTTGCAGCACCGATCAGAAAACCGGCAAAATCATCAACATCGAAGGGGATCCGGACCATCCCGTCACGGAAGGATCGCTTTGTGCGAAAGGTGCGGCAAGCCTTCAGATGTCGGCCCGCAACGAGCATCGTTTGACCAAGGTCCTCTATCGCAAGCCCGGCGGCGACAAGTGGGAACCCAAGACGATGGATTGGGCTCTGACCGAGATCGCAAAGAGAATCAAAGCCACCCGCGACAAGGACTTCATGGTCAAGAACGCAAAAGGACAGGTCGTCAACCGGTTGGAGAGCATCTCGCATCTGGGCAGTTCCAAGCTGGACAATGAAGAGTGCTGGATGGTGACCGCCGCGGTGAGGGCACTCGGCCTCGTCTACATCGACCACCAGGCCAGAGTCTGACACGGTCCGAGCGTAGCGGCTCTGGGAGAGTCGTTCGGACGTGGTTCAATGACGAATCATTACATCGATATCAAGAATGCCGACGTTATTTTGATCATGGGCAGCAACGCCGCGGAGATGCATCCGATTTCCTTCAAGTGGGTGCTGCGGGCCAGGGAGGAGAGAGGAGCCAAGATCATCCACGTGGATCCCCGTTTCACCAGGACTTCAGCCCTGGCGGATCATTACATCGCCCTGAGGTCGGGTACCGACATCGCTTTTCTCGGCGGGATGATCAAGTACATTCTCGAGAACAAGAAGTATTTCGAAGAGTACGTAAGGGATTACACCAACGCCTCCTTCATCGTGGACGAGAAGTTCAGTTTCAACGACGGTCTGTTCTCGGGGTACGACCCTGCCGCGAGAAAGTACGACAAGTCGACGTGGGCCATCAAGGTGGATGAGAAGGGCATTCCGCAAAAGGATCCGACCTTTGAGAACCCGCGGTGCGTGCTGCAGATGCTGAAGGCTCATTACTCCCGGTACGACATTGACAAGGTTTCCTCGATCACCGGCACGCCGGTGGAAGATCTCAAGACGGTTTATGAACTGTACGCCTCGACGGGAGTCAAGGACAAAGCCGGAACGGAGCTCTACGCCCTCGGCTGGACGCAGCACACCGTCGGCGTTCAGAACATCAGGGCCATGTCGATCATTCAGGGCCTGCTGGGCAACATGGGTATCGCCGGAGGCGGGATCAACGCGCTGCGCGGCGAGCCGAACGTCCAGGGATCGACCGACCATGCGATCCTTTCACACATTCTTCCGGGCTATTTGAAGGCGCCTGTGGCCTCTCTGACCACCCTGGAGGAGTATTTGAAGAAGAACACGCCGAAGACCAGCGAACCTCAATCGGCGAACTGGTACCAGAACACGCCCAAGTACATGGTGAGCCTCTTGAAGGCCTGGTACGGAGACAAGGCCGTCAAGGAAAACGATTTCGGTTATGCCAACGTACCCAAGCTCGATGATGGGCAGGACGCGACGGTTCTGAACATGATCGACAAGATGTATGAGGGCAAGATCAAGGGATTCACGTGTATCGGCCAGGATCCGGCCGTCAGCCTGCCCAATGCGAACAAGGTGAGGCAGGCCTTTACGAAGCTGGACTGGATGGTGCATGTGAACATCTTCGACAACGAGACCGCGTCATTCTGGAAAGGCCCGGGCCTGGATCCGAAGAAGGTCAAGACCGAGGTCTTCCTGCTTCCGGCGGCGGCATCCATGGAGAAAGAAGGCAGCATGAGCAACAGCGGGCGCATGCTGCAGTGGAAATACACGGCCGAGAAGCCCCCGGGAGACGCACTGTCGGTAGGGGACATCCTCTATCGACTGGTGAACAAGTTGAAGGATCTCTACAAGAAAGAGAAGGGCGCATTCCCTGACCCGATCGTCAACCTGGTGTGGAATTATGGAGATGCCAAGGGCCACTACGACGCCTTGGCGACTTCCAAGGCGGTGAACGGGCTTTTCCTGGAGGATGTGACCATCGGCGACAAGACGTTCAAGAAGGGGCAGTGCGTTCCCGGTTTCGGCAATCTGCAGGCCGACGGGAAGACTTCCTGCGGCAACTGGATCTATTCCGGAGCGTTCGCCGCGGACGGGACCAACCTTATGGCCCGCAGGAAGAAGGACGACCCGACGGGCCTCGGCCTGTACCCTGAATGGGGCTGGGCCTGGCCGGTCAATCGCCGGATCCTTTACAACCGGGCTTCGGTGGATAAGAACGGGCAACCCTTCGATCCCAGCCGTCCCCTTCTAAAGTGGGTGGACGGGAAATGGGTGGGTGATGTTCCGGACGGCCCCTGGCCGCCTCTGAGCGACAAAGAAAAGGGAAAGCTGCCGTTCATTATGAAGCCGGACGGCGTGGCCTCCCTCTTCGGGCCGGGGCTGGCGGACGGACCCTTCCCCGAGCACTATGAGCCGCTCGAGGGGCCGCTGGCCAAGAACCCGATGTCTTCGCAACTGAACAATCCGGCCATCAAAATATTTACAAAGGAGTGCGACCTGTACTCGGGGTGCGATCCCAAGTTTCCTTTCGTCTGCACCACATATTCCTGCACGGAACACTGGTGCACCGGCGCCGAGACCAGATGGCAGTCATGGCTCACGGAAGCCCAGCCGGAGGCCTATGTCGAAATCAGCAGAGAGCTTGCCGAGCTCCGCGGCATCAAGAACGGGGAGAGGGTCCGGGTGGAGTCTCCACGCGGCAAGGTGGAATGCGTGGCCATGGTGACCACGCGGTTCCGTCCCTTCCAGGTCGGCGGGCAGACGATCCACCAGGTGGGGATGACCTTCAACTACGGCTGGCTTTTCCCCAAGGATTGCGGTGATACCGCCAACCTGCTGACCCCCACCGCCGGTGATGCGAACACCATGACCCCGGAATATAAAGCCTTCATGGTCAACGTGACGAAGGTGTAG